The Microbacterium luteum genome includes a region encoding these proteins:
- a CDS encoding SHOCT domain-containing protein, with amino-acid sequence MIWDIFWFMLMAFYVIAYIFVVALVIVDLFRDRQLAGGWKALWVVFLVFVPMLTALVYVIARGRGMAERSARRERPGAPEADDYRPAASSDPSGDIAKAKELLDAGVITRGEFDALKSKALGNQYFG; translated from the coding sequence ATGATCTGGGACATCTTCTGGTTCATGCTGATGGCGTTCTACGTCATCGCGTACATCTTCGTGGTGGCCCTCGTGATCGTGGATCTGTTCCGCGACCGACAGCTCGCCGGCGGGTGGAAGGCGCTCTGGGTCGTCTTCCTGGTCTTCGTTCCGATGCTGACCGCCCTGGTCTACGTGATAGCTCGGGGACGCGGCATGGCCGAGCGGTCTGCGCGGCGGGAGCGCCCGGGTGCTCCCGAGGCCGATGACTACCGCCCTGCCGCCTCGTCCGATCCTTCCGGCGACATCGCCAAGGCCAAGGAGCTCCTCGATGCCGGGGTGATCACGCGGGGCGAGTTCGACGCTCTGAAGAGCAAGGCGCTCGGCAACCAGTACTTCGGCTGA
- a CDS encoding ANTAR domain-containing response regulator yields MVTEQDQSASAASAPRRVVVAEDESLIRLDIVEILRDNGFDVVGEAGDGETAVQLATELRPDLVVMDVKMPQLDGISAAEKLSKNNIAPVVLLTAFSQKELVERASEAGALAYVVKPFTPNDLLPAIEIALARHEQIITLEAEVADMVERFETRKLVDRAKGLLNEKMGLSEPEAFRWIQKASMDRRLTMQDVAKAIIEQLAPKKD; encoded by the coding sequence ATGGTGACAGAGCAAGATCAGTCCGCGTCTGCGGCCAGCGCCCCCCGTCGAGTCGTCGTCGCCGAAGATGAGTCCCTCATCCGCCTCGACATCGTGGAGATCCTGCGCGACAACGGATTCGACGTCGTCGGAGAAGCAGGTGACGGCGAGACCGCCGTGCAGCTGGCGACCGAGCTTCGGCCCGACCTCGTTGTGATGGACGTGAAGATGCCCCAGCTGGACGGCATCTCCGCCGCCGAGAAGCTGAGCAAGAACAACATCGCGCCCGTGGTGCTCCTGACCGCCTTCAGTCAGAAGGAGCTCGTCGAGCGAGCCAGCGAGGCCGGTGCGCTCGCCTACGTCGTCAAGCCGTTCACCCCCAACGACCTGCTGCCCGCCATCGAGATCGCCCTTGCGCGCCACGAGCAGATCATCACCCTTGAAGCCGAGGTCGCCGACATGGTGGAGCGCTTCGAGACCCGCAAGCTCGTGGACCGCGCCAAGGGCCTGCTCAACGAGAAGATGGGCCTGTCCGAGCCCGAGGCGTTCCGCTGGATCCAGAAGGCGTCGATGGACCGCCGCCTCACGATGCAGGATGTCGCCAAGGCCATCATCGAGCAGCTGGCGCCCAAGAAGGACTGA
- the pyk gene encoding pyruvate kinase — MRRAKIVATLGPATSSYEMVRAIIDAGVDVARLNLSHGDYSVHDNNFANVRKAADDAGRAVAVLVDLQGPKIRLGRFADGPHELAEGDIFKITVDDIPGTKEIVSTTFKGLPQDVKAGDFLLIDDGKVRVKVLETDGTTVTTEVIVGGPVSNNKGINLPGVAVNVPALSEKDEDDLRWALRTGADLIALSFVRSAKDVRRVHVIMSEEGRHIPIIAKIEKPQAVDNLEEIIDAFDGIMVARGDLGVELPLEAVPIVQKRAVELCRRMAKPVIVATQMLESMINSPVPTRAETSDVANAVLDGADAVMLSGETSVGDYPVVVVETMARIVDSTEVHGLDRIAKMTAKPRTQGGAITLAAIEVAEFVEAKYLCIFTESGDTARRLSRLRPGIPMLAFTPEPAIRRRMAVTWGIQSSLVEHVPHTDRMFIQVDDYLLSNDLAKVGDKVVVISGSPPGITGSTNDIRIHKVGDAVHGAAPIYQSRE, encoded by the coding sequence ATGAGACGTGCCAAGATCGTCGCCACGCTGGGTCCCGCCACATCGTCGTATGAGATGGTCCGCGCGATCATCGACGCCGGTGTGGACGTGGCCCGCCTGAACCTGAGCCACGGCGACTACTCGGTCCACGACAACAACTTCGCCAACGTCCGCAAGGCGGCCGACGACGCAGGGCGCGCGGTCGCCGTGCTCGTCGACCTCCAGGGACCCAAGATCCGCCTCGGCCGCTTCGCCGACGGACCCCACGAGCTCGCCGAGGGCGACATCTTCAAGATCACCGTCGACGACATCCCCGGCACCAAGGAGATCGTCTCGACGACCTTCAAGGGTCTGCCGCAGGACGTCAAGGCGGGCGACTTCCTCCTGATCGACGACGGCAAGGTTCGCGTCAAGGTCCTCGAGACCGACGGCACGACCGTGACCACCGAAGTGATCGTCGGCGGCCCGGTCTCGAACAACAAGGGCATCAACCTTCCCGGCGTCGCCGTGAACGTTCCCGCCCTGTCCGAGAAGGACGAGGACGACCTCCGTTGGGCGCTGCGCACCGGAGCGGACCTGATCGCCCTCTCCTTCGTCCGCTCCGCGAAGGACGTGCGCCGCGTGCACGTGATCATGTCGGAGGAGGGGCGCCACATCCCGATCATCGCGAAGATCGAGAAGCCCCAGGCGGTGGACAACCTCGAGGAGATCATCGACGCATTCGACGGCATCATGGTCGCCCGTGGCGACCTGGGCGTCGAACTGCCGCTGGAGGCGGTTCCGATCGTGCAGAAGCGCGCCGTGGAGCTGTGCCGCCGCATGGCGAAGCCCGTCATTGTGGCGACGCAGATGCTCGAGTCGATGATCAACAGCCCGGTTCCGACCCGCGCTGAGACGAGCGACGTCGCCAACGCGGTGCTCGACGGCGCCGACGCGGTCATGCTCTCGGGCGAGACCAGCGTGGGTGACTATCCGGTCGTCGTGGTGGAGACGATGGCCCGCATCGTCGACTCGACGGAGGTGCACGGACTCGACCGCATCGCGAAGATGACGGCCAAGCCGCGCACGCAGGGCGGCGCGATCACGCTCGCCGCGATCGAGGTCGCTGAGTTCGTCGAGGCGAAGTACCTCTGCATCTTCACCGAGTCCGGCGACACGGCTCGCCGCCTGTCGCGCCTTCGCCCGGGGATCCCCATGCTCGCGTTCACACCGGAACCGGCGATCCGCCGGCGCATGGCGGTCACGTGGGGCATCCAGTCCAGCCTCGTCGAGCACGTTCCCCACACCGACCGGATGTTCATCCAGGTCGACGACTACCTGCTGTCCAACGACCTGGCCAAGGTCGGCGACAAGGTCGTCGTGATCTCCGGTTCGCCTCCCGGGATCACCGGTTCGACCAACGACATCCGCATCCACAAGGTGGGCGACGCGGTGCACGGCGCCGCGCCGATCTATCAGTCGCGCGAATAG
- the gltB gene encoding glutamate synthase large subunit produces the protein MASSPRHSAATAGVSSALPGGFPARQGMYNPAFEKDACGLAMVATLRGEPGHDIVDLALTALRNLEHRGAIGSDAGTGDGAGILTQMPDVFFRDVVPFALPPMGEYAAGLAFLPPDAETRSGQKATIEKIADEEGLVVLGWREVPTAADNLGRLAFEARPVFEQLFVAARATDGAPVAGIALDRLTYRLRKRSRSEAGAYFVSLSSRTIGYKGMVTTLQLEPFYPDLQDERFATELAVVHSRYSTNTFPSWPLAQPLRMLAHNGEINTVNGNRNWMRARQSQLESDLIGDVRPLLPICTDGASDSASFDEVLELLTLTGRSLPHAILMMVPEAYEKQSDMDPQLRAFYDYHSIQMEPWDGPAALIFTDGTVVGSTLDRNGLRPGRWTETTDGLVVIGSETGVLDFEPERIKRRGRLQPGHMFLVDTAQGRIIEDEEIKAELAGLHPWQEWLDAGRVRLSELPEREHIVHPIASITRRQRTFGYTEEEVRILLTPMGQNGAEPLGAMGSDTPVAVLSDRPRLLFDYFTQQFAQVTNPPLDSIREEVVTSLSLGLGPERNLLSWGPDHTHTVTLDFPVIDNDELAKIQHIDTAMPGRSSVTIRGLYRVEAGEKGMRRRLEQMCAEADRAIEDGAEYIVLSDRDSNKDLAPIPSLLMLAAVHHHLIRKETRMKAGLVVEAGDVREVHHVATLIGYGASAVNPYLAMETVEYLVRAGYITGITPAKAVANLIKALGKGVLKIMSKMGISTVSSYAGAQVFEAVGLSQEFVDKYFTGTETKLGGVGLEVIATENSSRHEYAYPEDGAVRAHERLWTGGEYQWRRDGSPHLFNPDTVFRLQHATRTGRYDIFREYTKLVDDQAAELKTLRGLFRLRTDERTPVPIDEVEPVSSIVKRFQTGAMSYGSISKEAHETLAIAMNRIGGKSNTGEGGEDVDRLMDPERRSSIKQVASGRFGVTSLYLTESDDIQIKLAQGAKPGEGGQLPPTKVYPWVARTRHATAGVGLISPPPHHDIYSIEDLKQLIFDLKRANPKARIHVKLVSQSGIGAVAAGTAKALADVILVSGHDGGTGASPMNSLKHAGTPWELGLAETQQTLMLNNMRDRVVVQVDGQIKTGRDVIIGALLGAEEFGFATAPLVVSGCIMMRVCHLDTCPVGVATQNPVLRSRFTGKPEFVVNFMEFIAQEVREYLAALGFRTLDEAIGHNELLDIDRAIQHWKASGMDLAPVLEGPAFADDLARRQTRSQDHELDDHFDVQLIERAREVIEGGGEISIDLPVRNTARAVGTLLGHHVTVAHGENGLTSGSIQVNLTGSAGQSFGAFLPAGITLRLEGDSNDYVGKGLSGGKVVVRPPRAATFDPSQNVIAGNVIGYGATRGSLFLGGVVGERFLVRNSGASAVVEGVGDHALEYMTGGLAVILGTTGRNLGAGMSGGTAYVYRLDESQVNRDALATGELQLGELGSGDAEILRDLLEQHVAETGSALAKAMLDDFDNEISHFVRVLPRDYAAVLQTRQDAVDQGLDPDGDIVWSRILEVTGG, from the coding sequence ATGGCATCGAGCCCCCGTCACAGCGCCGCTACGGCAGGCGTGTCTTCAGCCCTGCCCGGCGGCTTCCCCGCACGTCAGGGCATGTACAACCCCGCGTTCGAGAAGGACGCCTGCGGCCTGGCCATGGTCGCGACCCTGCGGGGCGAGCCCGGACACGACATCGTGGACCTCGCGCTGACCGCGCTCCGGAACCTCGAGCACCGCGGTGCGATCGGGTCGGACGCCGGCACCGGCGACGGTGCCGGGATCCTCACGCAGATGCCCGACGTCTTCTTCCGCGACGTCGTCCCCTTCGCGCTCCCGCCGATGGGCGAGTACGCCGCCGGCCTGGCCTTCCTTCCCCCGGACGCCGAGACGCGCTCGGGTCAGAAGGCGACGATCGAGAAGATCGCCGACGAGGAGGGTCTGGTCGTGCTCGGCTGGCGCGAGGTCCCCACGGCGGCGGACAATCTCGGCCGACTCGCCTTCGAGGCGCGCCCGGTGTTCGAGCAGCTCTTCGTCGCCGCACGCGCCACCGACGGCGCGCCCGTGGCGGGCATCGCGCTGGACCGCCTGACCTACCGCCTGCGCAAGCGCTCCCGCAGCGAGGCCGGTGCGTACTTCGTGTCGCTGTCCTCGCGCACCATCGGCTACAAGGGCATGGTCACGACCCTCCAGCTCGAACCGTTCTACCCCGATCTGCAGGACGAGCGCTTCGCCACCGAGCTGGCGGTCGTGCACTCGCGGTACTCGACCAACACGTTCCCCTCATGGCCTCTCGCGCAGCCGCTCCGGATGCTCGCGCACAACGGTGAGATCAACACGGTCAACGGCAACCGCAACTGGATGCGCGCCCGGCAGTCGCAGCTCGAGTCCGACCTCATCGGCGACGTGCGTCCGCTGCTGCCCATCTGCACCGACGGCGCGAGCGATTCGGCCTCGTTCGACGAGGTCCTGGAGCTTCTCACGCTCACCGGTCGCTCGCTCCCGCACGCGATCCTCATGATGGTGCCAGAGGCGTATGAGAAGCAGTCCGACATGGACCCGCAACTCCGCGCGTTCTACGACTACCACTCCATCCAGATGGAGCCGTGGGACGGGCCTGCGGCCCTGATCTTCACCGACGGCACGGTCGTCGGCTCCACGCTCGACCGCAACGGTCTGCGCCCCGGCCGTTGGACGGAGACGACCGACGGACTCGTCGTGATCGGCAGCGAGACGGGCGTGCTCGACTTCGAGCCCGAGCGCATCAAGCGTCGCGGCCGCCTCCAGCCCGGTCATATGTTCCTCGTGGACACGGCGCAGGGCCGCATCATCGAGGACGAGGAGATCAAGGCGGAGCTCGCCGGTCTCCACCCCTGGCAGGAGTGGCTCGACGCCGGACGCGTGCGGCTGTCCGAGCTTCCCGAGCGCGAGCACATCGTGCACCCGATCGCCTCGATCACACGTCGTCAGCGCACGTTCGGCTACACCGAGGAGGAAGTGCGCATCCTGCTGACCCCGATGGGGCAGAACGGTGCCGAGCCGCTCGGCGCCATGGGCTCGGACACGCCGGTCGCCGTGCTCAGCGACCGCCCGCGTCTGCTGTTCGACTACTTCACCCAGCAGTTCGCCCAGGTGACGAACCCGCCGCTCGACTCGATCCGCGAAGAGGTCGTCACGTCGTTGTCGCTCGGGCTGGGACCGGAGCGGAACCTGCTGTCGTGGGGACCCGACCACACCCACACCGTCACCCTCGACTTCCCGGTGATCGACAACGACGAGCTGGCCAAGATCCAGCACATCGACACCGCCATGCCCGGACGCAGCTCCGTCACCATCCGCGGCCTCTACCGGGTCGAGGCGGGGGAGAAGGGCATGCGCAGGCGCCTCGAGCAGATGTGCGCCGAAGCCGATCGCGCGATCGAGGACGGCGCGGAGTACATCGTGCTGAGCGACCGTGACTCCAACAAGGACCTCGCGCCCATCCCGTCCCTGCTGATGCTGGCCGCCGTGCACCACCACCTCATCCGCAAGGAGACGCGCATGAAGGCGGGCCTCGTCGTCGAGGCGGGAGACGTGCGCGAGGTGCATCACGTCGCGACCCTCATCGGATACGGCGCCTCGGCGGTCAATCCCTATCTGGCGATGGAGACCGTCGAGTACCTCGTGCGCGCCGGCTACATCACCGGCATCACCCCCGCCAAGGCGGTCGCGAACCTCATCAAGGCCCTCGGCAAGGGCGTGCTGAAGATCATGTCCAAGATGGGCATCTCGACGGTGTCCTCCTACGCCGGCGCACAGGTGTTCGAGGCCGTCGGCCTCTCGCAGGAGTTCGTCGACAAGTACTTCACCGGCACCGAGACCAAGCTCGGGGGCGTCGGACTCGAGGTCATCGCGACCGAGAACTCGTCGCGACACGAGTACGCCTATCCCGAGGACGGAGCGGTGCGCGCCCACGAGCGGCTGTGGACGGGCGGTGAGTACCAGTGGCGCCGAGACGGCTCCCCTCACCTGTTCAACCCCGACACCGTGTTCCGGCTGCAGCACGCGACCCGGACCGGTCGATACGACATCTTCCGCGAGTACACGAAGCTCGTCGACGACCAGGCCGCCGAGCTGAAGACGCTGCGAGGCCTCTTCCGGCTGCGCACGGACGAGCGCACGCCCGTTCCGATCGATGAGGTCGAGCCGGTCTCGTCGATCGTCAAGCGCTTCCAGACCGGCGCGATGAGCTACGGCTCGATTTCGAAGGAAGCGCACGAGACGCTGGCGATCGCGATGAACCGCATCGGCGGCAAGTCCAACACCGGCGAGGGCGGCGAAGACGTCGACCGTCTCATGGACCCGGAACGGCGCAGTTCGATCAAGCAGGTGGCATCGGGTCGCTTCGGGGTCACGAGCCTCTACCTCACGGAGTCCGACGACATCCAGATCAAGCTCGCGCAGGGTGCGAAGCCCGGTGAGGGCGGCCAGCTGCCGCCCACGAAGGTGTATCCGTGGGTGGCTCGCACGCGTCACGCGACCGCCGGGGTGGGGCTGATCTCGCCTCCGCCGCACCACGACATCTACTCCATCGAGGACCTCAAGCAGCTCATCTTCGACCTCAAGCGCGCCAACCCGAAGGCGCGCATCCACGTCAAGCTCGTGAGCCAGTCGGGAATCGGCGCGGTGGCGGCGGGTACGGCGAAGGCACTCGCGGACGTGATCCTCGTATCGGGTCATGACGGCGGGACCGGAGCGAGCCCGATGAACTCGCTCAAGCACGCCGGCACGCCGTGGGAGCTGGGGCTCGCCGAGACGCAGCAGACGCTCATGCTCAACAACATGCGCGACCGCGTCGTGGTGCAGGTCGACGGGCAGATCAAGACCGGTCGCGACGTCATCATCGGCGCGCTGCTGGGCGCCGAGGAGTTCGGCTTCGCCACAGCACCGCTGGTGGTCTCGGGCTGCATCATGATGCGCGTGTGCCACCTGGACACGTGCCCGGTGGGAGTGGCGACGCAGAACCCGGTGCTCCGCTCGCGGTTCACCGGCAAGCCCGAGTTCGTCGTCAACTTCATGGAGTTCATCGCGCAGGAGGTGCGTGAATACCTCGCGGCCCTCGGCTTCCGCACGCTGGATGAGGCGATTGGCCACAACGAGCTGCTCGACATCGACCGCGCGATCCAGCACTGGAAGGCGAGCGGCATGGATCTCGCTCCCGTCCTCGAGGGCCCGGCGTTCGCCGACGACCTCGCACGGCGTCAGACGCGCAGCCAGGATCATGAGCTCGACGACCACTTCGACGTGCAGCTCATCGAGCGCGCTCGCGAGGTCATCGAGGGCGGGGGAGAAATCTCGATCGACCTCCCGGTGCGCAACACGGCGCGCGCGGTGGGGACGCTGCTCGGTCATCACGTGACCGTCGCCCACGGCGAAAACGGCCTGACGAGCGGGTCGATCCAGGTCAATCTCACCGGCTCCGCCGGTCAGTCCTTCGGTGCGTTCCTGCCCGCCGGGATCACGCTGCGCCTGGAGGGCGACTCGAACGACTACGTCGGCAAGGGCCTGTCGGGCGGCAAGGTGGTCGTGCGTCCGCCTCGCGCCGCGACCTTCGACCCGTCGCAGAACGTCATCGCCGGCAACGTCATCGGCTACGGCGCCACCCGCGGATCGCTGTTCCTCGGGGGTGTCGTCGGGGAGAGGTTCCTCGTGCGAAACTCCGGTGCGTCCGCGGTCGTGGAAGGCGTGGGCGACCACGCCCTCGAGTACATGACCGGCGGGCTGGCGGTGATCCTCGGCACCACGGGACGCAACCTCGGCGCCGGAATGTCAGGCGGCACCGCCTACGTCTACCGGCTGGATGAGTCGCAGGTGAACCGCGACGCGCTGGCGACCGGTGAGCTGCAACTGGGCGAACTCGGCTCAGGTGATGCCGAGATCCTGCGCGACCTGCTCGAGCAGCACGTCGCCGAGACCGGATCCGCGCTCGCGAAGGCGATGCTCGACGACTTCGACAACGAAATCTCCCACTTCGTCCGGGTGCTGCCGCGCGACTACGCCGCGGTGCTGCAGACCCGACAGGACGCCGTCGACCAGGGGCTCGACCCCGACGGTGACATCGTGTGGAGCCGCATTCTGGAGGTGACAGGTGGCTGA
- a CDS encoding GNAT family N-acetyltransferase — MQLLRKGWSAGRVRARTVEIAHDLDAVGYVVRGSKPDDAAGVTDLVRGHLGGARSFEYARSDGAVIVTAEGGEIAGVAVVRASLSPQQNVVVHVRALVTAPEHRGRGIASLALAVIPQVLGADLSPDVIFGAAASEHAVFFQRNGFDVLQPGERLDLGAHTDVLVDAAAAPLDTWFVRAP, encoded by the coding sequence ATGCAGCTTCTTCGCAAGGGATGGTCCGCCGGGAGAGTGCGTGCCCGAACGGTCGAGATCGCTCATGACCTCGACGCCGTCGGCTATGTCGTGCGGGGTTCGAAACCGGATGACGCCGCCGGGGTGACCGACCTCGTGCGTGGGCATCTGGGCGGGGCGCGTTCTTTCGAGTACGCGCGTTCCGATGGCGCGGTGATCGTGACCGCCGAGGGTGGGGAGATCGCCGGGGTCGCCGTCGTGCGTGCTTCCCTGTCGCCGCAGCAGAACGTGGTCGTGCACGTGCGCGCCCTCGTCACGGCACCGGAGCATCGTGGACGAGGAATCGCGTCCCTCGCGCTGGCCGTGATCCCTCAGGTGCTCGGCGCTGACCTGTCGCCCGACGTGATCTTCGGCGCCGCGGCGAGTGAGCACGCCGTCTTCTTCCAGCGCAACGGGTTCGATGTGCTGCAGCCGGGGGAGCGGCTCGACCTCGGTGCCCACACCGACGTTCTCGTGGACGCCGCAGCGGCGCCGCTGGACACCTGGTTCGTCAGAGCGCCGTGA
- the lgt gene encoding prolipoprotein diacylglyceryl transferase: MMNAALSVVASIPSPTVSYIDLGPLRIHFYALCIIAGIVIAVLMTNHRLTRRGAEPWVVIDIALIAVPLAIIAARIYHVATHPGFYFGEGADFWAVFRIWEGGIAIYGALIGGAVGAWLGCRWTGIRFWSFADALAPGLLLAQAIGRFGNWFNQELFGLPTDLPWGLEIDPENSAFPPGLAADTLFHPTFLYEVLWNGLGVLFLLWVGRRFGLQWGRLFALYLIWYSAGRIVWESIRIDPSEIYLGLRTNVWAAIAGVLLGLVIFFVQKRRHPGRERSPYVPGREWSPPGAVQSAEDFVDTSAPPSAGVDDHKDATSALPTK, translated from the coding sequence ATGATGAACGCCGCCCTCAGCGTGGTCGCCAGCATCCCCAGCCCGACCGTCAGCTACATCGACCTCGGACCGCTGCGCATCCACTTCTACGCGCTGTGCATCATCGCCGGCATCGTCATCGCCGTGCTGATGACCAATCATCGGCTGACCAGGCGCGGTGCCGAGCCCTGGGTCGTCATCGACATCGCCCTCATCGCGGTGCCGCTCGCCATCATCGCCGCGCGCATCTACCACGTCGCCACGCACCCCGGATTCTACTTCGGGGAGGGGGCGGACTTCTGGGCCGTCTTCCGCATCTGGGAGGGCGGTATCGCGATCTACGGCGCGCTCATCGGCGGTGCGGTCGGGGCGTGGCTGGGATGCCGCTGGACCGGCATCCGATTCTGGAGCTTCGCCGACGCACTCGCTCCGGGTCTGCTGCTCGCGCAAGCCATCGGACGCTTCGGCAACTGGTTCAACCAGGAGCTGTTCGGTCTGCCCACCGATCTGCCGTGGGGGCTGGAGATCGACCCGGAGAATTCGGCCTTCCCCCCGGGTCTGGCAGCCGACACCCTCTTCCACCCCACGTTCCTCTACGAAGTGCTCTGGAACGGGCTCGGCGTGCTGTTCCTGCTGTGGGTCGGACGCCGTTTCGGGCTGCAGTGGGGTCGCCTGTTCGCGCTCTACCTGATCTGGTACAGCGCCGGCCGCATCGTGTGGGAGTCGATCCGCATCGATCCGAGCGAGATCTATCTCGGCCTGCGCACCAACGTGTGGGCCGCCATCGCCGGTGTGCTCCTCGGCCTCGTCATCTTCTTCGTGCAGAAGCGCCGCCACCCCGGCCGGGAACGTTCTCCCTACGTGCCGGGACGCGAGTGGTCGCCCCCCGGCGCTGTACAATCGGCCGAAGACTTCGTCGACACCAGCGCACCCCCGTCAGCCGGAGTCGATGACCACAAAGACGCCACAAGCGCACTCCCCACGAAATAA
- a CDS encoding glutamate synthase subunit beta, translating into MADPKGFLKTTERELPARRPVPVRILDWKEVYEPGDSAVLRRQAGRCMDCGVPFCHKGCPLGNLIPEWNDLMWRGEGRAAIERLHATNNFPEFTGRLCPAPCESSCVLGINQPAVTIKQIEVATIDDAVANGWVEPEPPERLTGKTVAVVGSGPAGLAAAQQLTRAGHTVAVYERDDRIGGLLRYGIPDFKMEKRHIEMRLRQMQDEGTRFRAGVEIGVDITWADLRARYDAVLIATGATVPRDLPIPGRDLAGVHYAMEYLVESNKAVAGDAVANQITAEGKHVVVIGGGDTGADCIGTAHRQGALSVTNLAIGKQPPEERPEHQPWPMTPTIFEVASAHEEGGERSYLASTVEFLSNDVGEVRALVVAETEFVDGRRVPKKGTEREIPADLVLIAMGFTGPEQEALDSQIGTAFTSRGNVERANDYQTEVAGVFVAGDAGRGQSLIVWAIAEGRAAASAIDEHLMGVTSLPAPVTPTDVAIGLQPA; encoded by the coding sequence GTGGCTGACCCCAAGGGATTCCTCAAGACGACCGAGCGCGAGCTTCCCGCCCGCCGCCCGGTCCCCGTGCGCATCCTCGACTGGAAGGAAGTGTACGAACCCGGTGACTCGGCAGTGCTCCGGCGTCAGGCCGGACGCTGCATGGACTGCGGTGTGCCGTTCTGTCACAAGGGCTGCCCGCTCGGCAACCTCATCCCGGAGTGGAACGATCTGATGTGGCGCGGCGAGGGCCGCGCCGCGATCGAGCGGCTCCACGCGACGAACAACTTCCCGGAGTTCACCGGGCGGCTGTGCCCCGCTCCATGCGAGAGCTCCTGCGTGCTCGGGATCAACCAGCCCGCCGTCACGATCAAGCAGATCGAGGTCGCCACGATCGACGACGCCGTCGCGAACGGCTGGGTCGAGCCGGAGCCGCCCGAGCGGCTTACGGGCAAGACCGTCGCGGTCGTCGGATCCGGTCCCGCCGGGCTGGCCGCCGCTCAGCAGCTGACCCGTGCAGGTCACACGGTCGCGGTCTACGAGCGCGACGACCGCATCGGCGGGCTGCTGCGCTACGGCATCCCCGACTTCAAGATGGAGAAGCGCCACATCGAGATGCGTCTGCGTCAGATGCAGGATGAGGGCACGCGGTTCCGCGCCGGCGTCGAGATCGGCGTCGACATCACGTGGGCGGACCTGCGCGCGCGGTACGACGCCGTGCTGATCGCCACAGGCGCGACCGTTCCCCGCGATCTGCCGATCCCGGGTCGGGACCTCGCCGGCGTTCATTACGCCATGGAGTATCTCGTCGAATCGAACAAGGCCGTCGCCGGCGACGCGGTCGCCAACCAGATCACCGCCGAAGGCAAGCACGTCGTGGTCATCGGCGGCGGCGACACCGGAGCCGACTGCATCGGCACCGCACACCGGCAGGGCGCGCTCAGCGTCACCAACCTCGCGATCGGCAAGCAGCCTCCTGAGGAGCGGCCAGAGCATCAGCCGTGGCCGATGACGCCGACGATCTTCGAGGTCGCCAGCGCGCACGAGGAGGGTGGAGAGCGCTCCTACCTCGCCTCGACGGTGGAGTTCCTCTCGAACGATGTCGGCGAGGTGCGCGCCCTCGTGGTCGCCGAGACCGAGTTCGTCGACGGCCGTCGCGTGCCGAAGAAGGGCACCGAGCGGGAGATCCCCGCGGACCTGGTGCTCATCGCCATGGGCTTCACCGGTCCCGAGCAGGAGGCCTTGGACAGCCAGATCGGTACGGCCTTCACGTCGCGGGGCAACGTGGAGCGCGCGAACGACTATCAGACCGAGGTTGCGGGGGTCTTCGTCGCCGGAGACGCCGGTCGCGGCCAGTCCCTCATCGTGTGGGCGATCGCCGAGGGTCGCGCCGCCGCATCGGCGATCGACGAGCACCTCATGGGCGTCACCTCGCTCCCGGCACCGGTCACCCCGACCGATGTCGCGATCGGACTGCAGCCTGCGTAG
- a CDS encoding hotdog fold thioesterase, with protein sequence MTDATTVDGLDWATERGMGALAEKMGIRFTEFTVERAVATMPVDGNTQPVGLLHGGAYVVLGESLGSMAANLHAGPGRLAVGVDINATHTRSARSGLVTGVCTPVHLGRSMTVHEIVVTDEDGRRCSTVRITNHIKDLPAS encoded by the coding sequence ATGACCGATGCGACGACCGTCGACGGACTCGACTGGGCCACGGAGCGCGGGATGGGCGCCCTGGCCGAGAAGATGGGCATCCGCTTCACGGAGTTCACCGTGGAGCGCGCCGTCGCCACGATGCCGGTCGACGGGAACACCCAGCCGGTGGGGCTGCTTCACGGCGGAGCCTACGTGGTCCTGGGTGAATCCCTCGGCTCGATGGCGGCCAATCTGCACGCCGGACCGGGCCGGCTCGCGGTCGGCGTCGACATCAACGCCACGCACACGCGATCGGCGCGATCCGGCCTCGTGACCGGCGTGTGCACCCCCGTCCACCTCGGGCGCAGCATGACGGTGCACGAGATCGTGGTCACCGACGAGGACGGCCGACGCTGCTCGACGGTGCGCATCACCAACCACATAAAAGATCTCCCCGCCTCCTGA